One region of Jonesiaceae bacterium BS-20 genomic DNA includes:
- the carA gene encoding glutamine-hydrolyzing carbamoyl-phosphate synthase small subunit — translation MTSLNIDATSTAALLVLADGRVFPGKSYGALGTSFGEIVFNTGMSGYQETLTDPSYRGQIVAMTSPHIGNTGVNGEDPESLKIWVNGFIVRDAARRASNWRSDRTLDSELETQNIVGIRDVDTRALTRHLRDHGVMMGAIFSGDALFHEGNARRISELQALVAGHRDDAVQPSFRAVSTAEPYVIEPIGQFAGQAPLKTVVAIDLGIKAMTPQRLAERGMRVHVVPASTTITEIEALSPDGVFFSNGPGDPAQADAEVALLREVLDRKIPFFGICFGNQLLARALGYETYKMPFGHRGINQPVQDLTTGKVEITSHNHGYAVSAPIGEPSVSPFENGRYGQVRVSHVGLNDNVVEGLECQDIPAFSVQYHPEAAAGPHDASYLFDRFLNLMTSGASSAAGISTSTTPLSLSNQSQEN, via the coding sequence ATGACTTCCCTAAATATTGACGCAACATCCACCGCCGCCCTGCTCGTTCTTGCAGATGGCCGCGTATTTCCAGGAAAATCCTATGGTGCTTTGGGCACGAGCTTCGGTGAGATTGTTTTCAACACCGGAATGTCTGGATACCAAGAAACCTTGACCGACCCGTCCTATCGGGGCCAAATCGTGGCCATGACGTCGCCGCATATTGGTAATACCGGAGTCAACGGCGAAGATCCAGAATCCTTGAAGATCTGGGTCAACGGGTTTATTGTTCGAGACGCCGCCCGCCGCGCCTCGAACTGGCGCTCCGACCGCACGCTCGATAGCGAGCTTGAAACCCAGAACATCGTTGGTATTCGCGACGTTGACACCCGTGCGCTGACCCGTCACCTGCGTGATCACGGGGTGATGATGGGCGCAATTTTCTCCGGGGACGCACTATTTCATGAAGGCAACGCGCGCCGTATTAGCGAGTTGCAGGCACTGGTTGCGGGCCACCGCGACGATGCAGTGCAACCGTCGTTCCGGGCAGTGTCCACGGCCGAACCGTACGTCATTGAGCCGATCGGCCAGTTCGCCGGCCAGGCTCCACTGAAAACTGTGGTCGCGATTGACCTTGGCATCAAGGCCATGACCCCGCAGCGGCTGGCTGAGCGTGGCATGCGCGTTCACGTGGTGCCTGCGAGCACCACGATCACCGAGATTGAAGCGCTTTCACCAGATGGCGTGTTTTTCTCCAACGGCCCCGGTGACCCCGCCCAGGCCGATGCCGAGGTTGCGTTACTGCGTGAGGTTTTGGACCGTAAGATTCCGTTCTTTGGCATTTGCTTTGGGAACCAGCTTTTGGCTCGGGCCCTTGGCTATGAAACGTACAAGATGCCGTTTGGGCACCGTGGAATCAATCAGCCGGTTCAGGATCTGACCACCGGCAAGGTAGAGATCACCTCGCACAACCACGGCTACGCAGTTTCTGCTCCGATTGGTGAGCCTAGCGTGAGCCCGTTTGAAAACGGACGCTACGGACAGGTTCGCGTTTCTCACGTCGGTCTCAACGACAACGTTGTGGAAGGTCTGGAATGCCAAGACATCCCCGCGTTCTCGGTTCAGTACCACCCGGAAGCAGCGGCCGGTCCACACGACGCGTCCTACCTGTTTGACCGATTCTTGAATCTCATGACCTCAGGTGCCTCATCTGCGGCCGGTATTTCAACATCCACCACGCCACTTTCTTTGAGTAACCAGAGCCAGGAGAACTGA
- the rpoZ gene encoding DNA-directed RNA polymerase subunit omega has product MSGTVAAPIGITNPPIDDLLNKADSKYALVIYAAKRARQINAYYSQLHEGLLEYVGPLVDTRNQEKPLSIALREINEGLLTIEQHEDPEDI; this is encoded by the coding sequence TTGTCTGGAACTGTTGCAGCCCCTATCGGCATCACTAACCCGCCTATTGATGACCTGCTAAACAAGGCGGATTCAAAGTATGCGCTGGTGATCTACGCGGCAAAGCGTGCACGTCAGATCAACGCCTACTACTCACAGCTCCACGAGGGACTGCTTGAGTACGTTGGCCCACTAGTTGATACCCGTAACCAAGAGAAGCCACTTTCAATTGCGCTGCGTGAAATCAACGAGGGTCTGCTCACTATTGAGCAGCACGAGGATCCAGAAGACATCTGA
- a CDS encoding dihydroorotase — MAHSTSLSFLIKNAALVGGAPHDLLVSGGIIADLAPSADAKAFDLPAETVTVDATDLIALPGLVDLHTHLREPGREDAETVKSGTRSAAAGGFTAVHAMANTTPVADTAGVVEQVWRLGADAGWCDVHPVGAVSVGLEGKQLAELGAMAQSAAQVRVFSDDGKCVDDPVLMRRALEYVKSFDGVIAQHAQEPRLTEGAQMNEGIVSAEIGLAGWPAVAEESIIARDVLLAEHVGSRLHVCHLSTAGSVDLIRWAKSRGIQVTAEVTPHHLILTDELARDYNPMFKVNPPLRTQADVDAVRAGLADGTIDIVATDHAPHTLEDKDCEWNAAAFGMTGLETALQIVQHTMVNTGLIDWSRVAEVLSAAPARIGRVNEGDQAQGRPLEVGEPANIVLYNPNVTSIIDPANQHTASDNTPFVGLELPGQVVATFLRGRPTVFDGQPVDGLGGNAGQLDLSK, encoded by the coding sequence ATGGCTCACTCCACTTCCCTTAGCTTCCTGATCAAGAATGCTGCTTTGGTTGGGGGTGCCCCGCACGACCTCTTGGTGAGCGGCGGAATTATCGCTGACCTCGCCCCAAGCGCCGATGCCAAGGCATTTGACCTGCCAGCGGAAACCGTCACGGTTGACGCAACGGACCTCATCGCCCTGCCAGGTTTGGTTGACCTGCACACCCACCTGCGTGAACCGGGCCGCGAAGACGCTGAAACCGTTAAGAGCGGTACCCGTTCCGCTGCGGCCGGCGGCTTCACAGCCGTGCACGCGATGGCTAACACCACCCCGGTAGCCGACACAGCCGGTGTTGTTGAGCAGGTTTGGCGCCTCGGTGCGGATGCCGGTTGGTGCGATGTTCACCCGGTCGGTGCCGTGAGCGTTGGGCTTGAGGGTAAGCAGCTCGCCGAGCTCGGTGCCATGGCACAGTCAGCCGCCCAGGTTCGCGTGTTCTCGGACGACGGCAAGTGCGTTGACGACCCGGTTCTGATGCGCCGCGCGCTCGAGTACGTGAAGAGCTTTGACGGTGTCATCGCCCAGCACGCCCAGGAGCCTCGCCTGACCGAGGGCGCCCAGATGAACGAGGGCATTGTGTCCGCTGAAATCGGCTTGGCCGGATGGCCAGCTGTAGCCGAAGAGTCGATCATTGCCCGCGATGTCCTCCTAGCCGAGCACGTTGGCTCCCGGCTGCACGTATGCCACTTGTCCACTGCCGGATCCGTTGATCTGATCCGCTGGGCAAAGTCCCGTGGCATTCAAGTGACCGCTGAGGTTACCCCGCACCACCTGATCCTGACCGATGAGCTGGCCCGCGACTACAACCCAATGTTTAAGGTCAACCCACCGCTGCGTACCCAGGCTGACGTAGATGCGGTTCGCGCAGGATTGGCCGATGGCACCATCGACATTGTGGCAACTGACCACGCACCACACACCCTTGAAGACAAGGACTGTGAATGGAACGCGGCTGCCTTTGGTATGACCGGCCTCGAAACCGCCTTGCAGATTGTCCAGCACACGATGGTGAACACGGGGCTCATTGACTGGTCACGGGTTGCAGAGGTCCTGTCCGCTGCTCCCGCACGCATTGGACGAGTCAACGAGGGCGACCAGGCCCAGGGCCGGCCACTAGAGGTAGGGGAACCAGCCAACATTGTGCTGTACAACCCGAACGTCACCTCGATTATTGATCCAGCTAACCAGCACACGGCAAGCGACAACACCCCGTTTGTGGGCTTGGAACTTCCGGGTCAGGTAGTGGCAACATTCCTGCGTGGCCGCCCAACCGTATTTGACGGCCAGCCAGTAGATGGTCTGGGCGGTAACGCCGGACAGTTGGACCTGTCTAAGTGA
- the coaBC gene encoding bifunctional phosphopantothenoylcysteine decarboxylase/phosphopantothenate--cysteine ligase CoaBC produces the protein MRVVLGVSGGIAAYKAVLLLRLFKEAGHHVRVMPTDAALKFVGAPTWEALSGEPVTTSVFQDVDSVAHVDLGKSAQLLVIAPATADIIARIAAGRADDLLTASILTATCPVVVAPAMHTEMWHNPAIQANIATLKSRGFIVIPPASGRLTGKDTGLGRLPEPEDIFAQAMAAASPVQDLAGKRVIISAGGTQEPLDPVRFLGNRSSGLQGVCLASEAKGRGAHVTLVAANITVPIPDGLDVVQAPSALEMQRAIEGLAGEADIIIMAAAVADFRPQAQVEGKIKKTANEDTMTLTLVKNPDILAGLVAARTNSSQVIVGFAAETGDQDGDVLFHGRAKAIRKAANLLVVNEVGPNIGFGQPTNSVTFVGKDGEVLGTAQGSKREIAREILSRALQLG, from the coding sequence ATGCGGGTAGTTCTTGGGGTTAGCGGCGGGATCGCCGCCTACAAAGCAGTCTTGCTGCTGAGGTTGTTCAAAGAAGCCGGGCATCATGTGCGGGTCATGCCGACCGATGCCGCACTCAAGTTTGTTGGTGCACCCACGTGGGAGGCGCTGTCGGGGGAGCCGGTCACTACCTCCGTATTTCAAGATGTTGATAGCGTGGCTCACGTTGACCTTGGCAAGAGTGCGCAGCTGTTGGTCATTGCGCCCGCTACCGCAGATATTATCGCTCGAATTGCGGCGGGGCGTGCAGATGACCTGCTGACCGCGAGCATCTTGACGGCTACGTGCCCAGTGGTGGTTGCCCCCGCAATGCACACCGAAATGTGGCACAACCCAGCCATCCAAGCAAACATTGCCACGCTGAAGTCCAGAGGGTTCATTGTAATTCCGCCGGCTAGTGGCAGGCTCACCGGTAAGGACACCGGTTTGGGTAGATTGCCAGAGCCCGAGGATATTTTTGCTCAGGCAATGGCAGCAGCAAGTCCAGTCCAAGACCTGGCCGGCAAGCGCGTGATCATCTCTGCCGGTGGCACCCAGGAACCACTGGACCCGGTACGTTTCTTGGGCAACCGCAGCAGCGGATTGCAGGGGGTCTGCCTCGCATCCGAGGCAAAAGGTAGGGGAGCGCATGTGACCCTTGTGGCTGCAAACATTACGGTCCCGATCCCGGACGGTCTAGATGTTGTCCAGGCCCCAAGTGCACTCGAGATGCAACGGGCGATCGAAGGTTTGGCTGGTGAGGCAGACATCATCATCATGGCCGCTGCGGTTGCTGATTTTAGGCCTCAAGCCCAGGTTGAGGGAAAGATCAAGAAGACCGCGAATGAAGACACCATGACGCTTACCCTGGTTAAGAACCCGGATATCTTGGCGGGTCTTGTTGCCGCCCGGACCAATTCCAGCCAAGTAATCGTTGGTTTTGCGGCAGAGACCGGTGATCAAGACGGTGACGTGCTCTTCCACGGGCGGGCCAAGGCTATCCGTAAAGCAGCCAACCTTTTGGTAGTCAACGAGGTGGGTCCAAACATCGGGTTTGGGCAGCCCACTAACTCGGTCACCTTTGTGGGCAAGGATGGTGAAGTTTTGGGGACCGCGCAGGGAAGCAAGCGCGAAATTGCCCGGGAAATCTTGAGCAGGGCGCTTCAATTGGGTTAG
- the pyrF gene encoding orotidine-5'-phosphate decarboxylase, whose protein sequence is MSLNQLPPTPFGVRLRAAMDEFGPLCVGIDPHPGLLEAWGLEDTAAGLQQFSMTVVEALGGRVAAFKPQSALFERHGSVGVKVLEDVLAASAAAGTLTIVDAKRGDIGSTMAGYADAYLRDGSPLAGDALTVSPYLGFGSLDPAIELARQTGRGLFVLCLTSNPQGRTVQHARDEHGVSVAGQMARESAKHNAAAGQRGELGDIGLVVGATIGGAARDLDVDLAAVNGAFLAPGVGAQGAGPAQLLEVFGTARHNVLASSSRGVLQAGPDKAGLLTAALHAAQDVKLALQ, encoded by the coding sequence GTGAGTTTGAATCAATTGCCGCCAACCCCGTTTGGGGTGCGCCTACGGGCCGCCATGGACGAGTTTGGTCCCTTGTGCGTGGGTATTGACCCCCACCCGGGGTTGCTCGAGGCCTGGGGCTTGGAGGACACCGCTGCGGGTCTGCAGCAGTTTTCCATGACCGTGGTTGAGGCGCTTGGGGGACGGGTGGCAGCTTTTAAGCCGCAGTCTGCGCTGTTCGAGCGGCATGGCTCAGTCGGCGTCAAGGTGCTCGAGGACGTGCTGGCGGCGAGTGCCGCAGCTGGGACCTTGACGATCGTTGATGCCAAGCGCGGAGACATTGGCTCGACCATGGCCGGGTACGCTGACGCCTACCTGCGTGACGGGTCCCCACTAGCCGGCGATGCTTTAACTGTCTCGCCGTATCTGGGGTTCGGCTCCTTGGATCCCGCGATCGAGTTGGCACGGCAGACGGGGCGCGGCTTGTTTGTGCTGTGTCTGACTTCCAACCCCCAGGGCCGTACGGTTCAGCACGCCCGCGATGAGCACGGCGTATCCGTGGCTGGCCAAATGGCCCGGGAGTCCGCAAAGCACAATGCCGCGGCAGGCCAACGTGGTGAGCTGGGCGATATTGGCCTCGTAGTTGGTGCCACCATCGGCGGCGCTGCCCGCGATCTCGACGTTGACTTAGCCGCGGTGAACGGGGCATTCCTGGCCCCTGGTGTGGGAGCTCAGGGCGCCGGTCCAGCTCAGCTGCTCGAGGTATTTGGAACGGCTCGTCATAACGTCCTGGCCTCTAGCTCGCGAGGAGTCCTACAGGCGGGGCCGGACAAGGCAGGTCTGCTGACTGCGGCGTTGCACGCGGCTCAAGATGTGAAATTAGCTTTGCAGTAA
- the gmk gene encoding guanylate kinase: MSANTVPTLAGGPRRLTVMAGPTAVGKGTITAELRKRYPEIWLSVSATTRDPRPGEVDGVNYHFVGPQRFHEMVDSGDLLEWAVVHGQNSYGTPRAQVEEQLAQGVPAMLEIDLQGARQVKGSMPDAQFIFLAPPSWEELVRRLVGRGTESPEEQERRLETARVELAAQAEFDHIVVNDDVARAADEIVAYMGITPR, from the coding sequence ATTAGCGCAAATACTGTACCCACGCTCGCTGGTGGGCCCCGCAGATTAACCGTCATGGCGGGGCCCACAGCGGTGGGTAAAGGCACCATCACAGCTGAATTGCGGAAGCGTTACCCCGAGATCTGGTTGTCGGTTTCGGCAACTACCCGTGACCCGCGTCCCGGTGAGGTCGACGGGGTGAACTATCACTTTGTTGGGCCGCAACGGTTCCATGAGATGGTCGACTCCGGTGACCTTTTGGAATGGGCCGTGGTTCATGGGCAAAACAGCTATGGCACCCCGCGTGCCCAGGTTGAAGAGCAACTTGCCCAGGGCGTACCGGCAATGCTTGAAATTGATTTGCAAGGGGCGCGGCAGGTGAAAGGATCAATGCCCGATGCCCAGTTTATTTTCTTGGCTCCACCGAGTTGGGAGGAGCTCGTGCGCCGGCTTGTTGGACGCGGCACTGAGAGCCCCGAGGAGCAAGAACGACGGCTGGAAACGGCCCGCGTAGAGTTGGCTGCCCAGGCCGAGTTTGACCACATTGTGGTTAATGACGATGTGGCCCGGGCCGCCGATGAAATTGTGGCGTACATGGGAATCACCCCGCGCTAG
- the metK gene encoding methionine adenosyltransferase has protein sequence MNDMMRLFTSESVTEGHPDKVCDQISDAILDALLAQDPTSRVAVETLVTTGMVHVAGEVDSQTYVEIPQIVREVIKDIGYTSSAIGFDGDSCGVTISIGQQSRDIAAGVNNALESRQEGALVDEYSHQGAGDQGIMFGYATDETKTLMPMPIFAAHRLAEELAAARKDNHIANLRPDGKTQVTVRYDGDRPVAIDNVVLSTQHGPDMDQDQLQRDVADRIVIPVLESLNVDFSDYKLYVNPTGNFEIGGPMGDAGLTGRKIIVDTYGGAARHGGGAFSGKDPSKVDRSAAYATRWVAKNVVAAGLAKRCEIQVAYAIGKAEPVGLYIETFGTETVPTHRIEAAINKVFDLRPAAIVEGLDLLRPIYRRTAAYGHFGRELETFTWERTDKVQDLLSAL, from the coding sequence ATGAATGACATGATGCGCCTCTTTACGTCCGAATCCGTGACCGAAGGCCACCCGGACAAAGTGTGCGATCAAATCTCTGACGCCATCCTCGACGCCCTGCTTGCGCAGGACCCCACCTCACGTGTTGCGGTTGAAACCTTGGTAACGACCGGCATGGTCCATGTTGCAGGGGAGGTGGACTCCCAGACCTACGTGGAGATCCCACAGATTGTCCGCGAGGTCATCAAGGATATCGGGTACACCTCTTCCGCTATTGGGTTTGACGGTGACTCCTGTGGTGTCACCATCTCGATCGGCCAACAGTCCCGCGACATCGCCGCCGGCGTCAACAACGCACTTGAATCACGCCAGGAGGGGGCACTCGTAGACGAGTATTCTCACCAGGGTGCGGGCGACCAAGGCATCATGTTTGGGTATGCAACCGATGAGACCAAGACGTTGATGCCCATGCCAATCTTTGCTGCACACCGCCTGGCTGAAGAGCTCGCAGCGGCGCGCAAGGACAACCACATCGCAAACTTGCGCCCGGACGGCAAGACTCAAGTCACCGTGCGCTACGACGGGGACCGTCCTGTAGCGATTGATAACGTAGTGCTGTCAACACAGCACGGGCCAGACATGGACCAGGATCAATTGCAGCGCGACGTAGCCGACCGGATCGTTATCCCGGTCCTTGAGTCGCTAAACGTTGACTTCAGCGACTACAAACTCTATGTAAACCCAACTGGCAACTTTGAGATTGGCGGCCCGATGGGGGACGCGGGGCTGACCGGGCGCAAGATCATTGTTGACACTTATGGTGGAGCCGCCCGCCACGGTGGTGGAGCCTTCTCTGGCAAGGACCCGTCAAAGGTTGACCGCAGCGCCGCCTATGCGACCCGTTGGGTAGCCAAGAACGTGGTTGCAGCTGGTCTAGCCAAGCGTTGTGAGATTCAGGTTGCCTATGCCATTGGCAAGGCCGAGCCGGTTGGTCTTTACATTGAAACGTTCGGCACCGAAACGGTGCCAACCCACCGCATTGAAGCCGCTATCAACAAGGTGTTTGACCTGCGCCCGGCCGCGATCGTCGAAGGCCTTGATCTGCTGCGCCCAATCTACCGTCGCACGGCCGCATACGGGCACTTTGGCCGGGAACTAGAGACATTCACTTGGGAACGCACCGACAAGGTTCAGGACCTCCTGTCAGCCCTGTGA
- the carB gene encoding carbamoyl-phosphate synthase large subunit codes for MSKRTDIKSVLVIGSGPIVIGQACEFDYSGTQACRVLREEGIRVILVNSNPATIMTDPEFADATYIEPITTDVLTTIIAKERPDALLPTLGGQTALNAAIALDEAGVLEKYNVELIGASIPAIQKGEDREQFKKVVEKCGGESARSAIIHTIDEALVAVEDLGYPIVVRPSFTMGGLGSGIAFTEEDLRRIVGQGLHYSPTTEVLLEESILGWKEYEFELMRDKNDNVVVICSIENVDPVGVHTGDSITVAPALTLTDREYQNLRDISIAVIREVGVETGGCNIQFAVDPQTGRVIVIEMNPRVSRSSALASKATGYPIAKIAAKVAIGYTLDEITNDITGTTSAAFEPTIDYTVVKVPRFAFEKFPAADDTLTTTMKSVGEVMSIGRNFTEALGKALRSVDKSGTNFHWDGDVPAGADLDELLKVIERPTEHRLVQVQQALRAGATIEQVFDATKIDPWFLDQIQLMNEVAADVANAPQLNYEVLWAAKRHGLSDAQIASLRGIMGTKAAAEGAVREVRHALGVLPVFKTVDTCAAEFAATTPYHYSTYEQETEVSPRDREAVIILGSGPNRIGQGIEFDYSCVHAALALKDDYETIMVNCNPETVSTDYDTANRLYFEPLTFEDVLEIYEAELAAGPVKGMIVQLGGQTPLSLAARLQEAGIPILGTSPEAIDNAEDRAAFGRVLAEAKVPAPAFGTATALSEAIEIAEDIGYPVLVRPSYVLGGRGMEIVYSTEQLTGYVERALGEAALSGGPLAPILIDRFLDGALEIDVDVLYDGADMYVGGIMEHIEEAGIHSGDSACVLPPVSLSDAELDRIRRSTLALAKGIGVRGLMNVQYALVSDILYVLEANPRASRTVPFVAKATGVPLAKAAALLMAGQSIASLRADGILPATGDGADSTIDSPIAVKEAVLPFKRFRTTEGVAVDTVLGPEMRSTGEVMGFDTDFPTAFAKSQAAAYGGLPTAGKVFVSVADRDKRGIVFPIKRLQELGFEILATQGTSKVLRRSGITSTIVRKHSDGRSADGQHTIIDLITEGGVDMVINTPNGQSARADGYEIRAAVTAADKPIFTTIQQLDAAVQAIEALRKGAFEVTSLQEHALAGHGAHSLSASKGAL; via the coding sequence ATGAGCAAACGAACAGATATTAAGTCAGTCCTGGTCATCGGTTCCGGACCAATCGTTATTGGTCAAGCCTGCGAGTTTGACTACTCGGGAACCCAAGCCTGCCGCGTCCTGCGTGAAGAGGGCATCAGGGTCATCCTGGTGAACTCCAACCCAGCGACCATCATGACGGACCCCGAGTTCGCCGACGCCACCTACATTGAGCCCATCACCACGGATGTGCTGACCACGATCATTGCCAAGGAACGCCCTGATGCGCTCCTGCCAACGCTCGGTGGCCAAACCGCGTTGAACGCAGCGATTGCACTGGATGAAGCCGGTGTCCTTGAAAAGTACAACGTGGAGTTGATTGGCGCCTCGATCCCAGCAATTCAAAAGGGTGAGGACCGCGAGCAGTTCAAGAAGGTTGTTGAGAAGTGTGGTGGTGAGTCGGCTCGCTCGGCAATCATCCACACGATCGATGAGGCGCTCGTAGCCGTTGAAGACCTCGGTTACCCAATCGTTGTACGCCCGTCCTTCACCATGGGCGGCTTGGGCTCGGGCATAGCATTCACCGAAGAAGACCTGCGCCGCATTGTGGGCCAGGGTCTGCACTACTCGCCAACCACCGAGGTGCTCCTTGAAGAGTCTATCTTGGGGTGGAAGGAATACGAGTTTGAGCTCATGCGGGACAAGAATGACAACGTCGTTGTCATCTGCTCGATTGAGAACGTAGACCCGGTTGGAGTGCACACGGGTGACTCCATTACGGTTGCTCCTGCGCTGACGTTGACGGACCGCGAATACCAAAACCTGCGTGACATCTCGATTGCGGTTATCCGCGAGGTCGGGGTAGAAACCGGTGGATGTAACATCCAGTTTGCGGTCGATCCACAGACCGGTCGCGTGATCGTAATCGAGATGAACCCGCGCGTTTCACGTTCCTCCGCGCTGGCTTCCAAGGCAACCGGTTACCCGATTGCAAAGATCGCTGCCAAGGTTGCGATTGGTTACACCCTCGATGAGATCACAAACGATATTACCGGAACGACCTCAGCGGCGTTTGAACCAACCATTGACTACACGGTGGTTAAGGTTCCTCGCTTTGCCTTTGAAAAGTTCCCGGCCGCGGATGACACCCTGACCACAACCATGAAGTCGGTTGGTGAGGTCATGTCAATTGGCCGTAACTTCACCGAGGCCCTTGGTAAGGCACTGCGTTCCGTTGACAAGTCCGGCACCAACTTCCACTGGGATGGCGACGTCCCAGCGGGCGCTGACCTTGACGAGTTGCTCAAGGTTATTGAGCGCCCAACCGAGCACCGGTTGGTCCAGGTGCAGCAGGCTCTGCGTGCCGGGGCAACCATTGAGCAAGTCTTTGACGCCACCAAGATTGATCCTTGGTTCCTGGATCAGATCCAGCTCATGAACGAGGTAGCAGCGGACGTAGCAAACGCACCTCAGCTCAACTACGAGGTGCTGTGGGCTGCGAAGCGGCACGGTCTTTCCGATGCTCAAATCGCGTCACTGCGCGGCATCATGGGCACCAAGGCAGCAGCGGAAGGAGCCGTGCGCGAGGTCCGGCACGCACTTGGCGTTCTGCCGGTCTTCAAGACTGTTGACACCTGCGCCGCTGAGTTTGCAGCCACGACCCCGTACCACTACTCGACATACGAGCAGGAGACCGAAGTTTCGCCGCGTGACCGCGAAGCGGTGATCATCTTGGGTTCCGGACCGAACCGCATTGGTCAGGGAATCGAGTTTGACTACTCCTGTGTCCACGCAGCGTTGGCACTCAAAGACGACTATGAGACGATCATGGTCAACTGCAACCCAGAGACCGTGTCCACGGATTATGACACCGCAAACCGCCTGTACTTCGAGCCGCTAACGTTCGAGGATGTCTTAGAGATCTATGAGGCAGAGCTCGCCGCAGGACCGGTCAAGGGCATGATTGTGCAACTCGGTGGACAGACCCCACTGAGCCTTGCGGCGCGTCTGCAAGAGGCTGGTATCCCAATCCTTGGTACGTCACCCGAGGCAATCGACAACGCAGAGGACCGGGCCGCATTTGGTCGAGTTCTGGCTGAAGCCAAGGTTCCGGCCCCAGCGTTTGGGACCGCGACGGCGTTGTCCGAGGCAATCGAGATTGCAGAAGATATTGGCTACCCGGTTCTGGTTCGTCCGTCCTATGTTCTGGGCGGGCGCGGCATGGAAATTGTGTACTCGACCGAGCAACTGACCGGCTACGTTGAACGTGCGCTCGGAGAGGCCGCGCTTTCGGGTGGTCCACTGGCCCCGATTTTGATTGACCGCTTCCTTGACGGCGCACTCGAAATCGACGTTGACGTGTTGTATGACGGCGCCGACATGTATGTTGGCGGCATCATGGAACACATCGAGGAAGCCGGCATTCACTCCGGTGACTCCGCCTGCGTTCTGCCTCCGGTGTCTCTTTCAGACGCCGAACTTGATCGCATCCGTCGCTCAACCCTTGCCCTAGCAAAGGGCATTGGTGTGCGCGGACTGATGAACGTGCAGTATGCACTGGTTTCAGACATCTTGTACGTGCTGGAAGCCAACCCACGGGCATCGCGAACGGTGCCTTTTGTTGCTAAGGCAACGGGTGTTCCGCTTGCTAAAGCGGCCGCGCTCCTGATGGCCGGACAGAGCATTGCGTCCCTGCGTGCGGATGGTATTTTGCCAGCCACGGGAGACGGCGCTGACTCAACCATCGATTCACCGATCGCGGTTAAGGAAGCTGTCCTACCATTCAAGCGTTTCCGTACCACGGAAGGCGTTGCAGTGGACACCGTGCTTGGACCGGAGATGCGCTCAACCGGTGAGGTCATGGGCTTTGACACCGACTTCCCAACCGCCTTTGCAAAGTCCCAGGCTGCCGCCTATGGTGGCCTGCCAACCGCTGGCAAGGTTTTTGTCTCCGTGGCCGACCGGGACAAACGCGGAATCGTGTTTCCGATCAAGCGACTCCAGGAGCTCGGGTTCGAAATTCTGGCAACGCAGGGCACCTCGAAGGTCTTGCGTCGCTCCGGAATCACGTCCACGATTGTGCGTAAGCACTCCGATGGTCGGTCCGCGGATGGGCAGCATACCATCATCGACCTCATCACCGAGGGCGGCGTAGACATGGTTATTAATACGCCAAACGGTCAGAGTGCACGTGCCGACGGCTACGAGATTCGTGCCGCGGTAACGGCCGCAGATAAGCCAATCTTTACGACGATCCAACAGCTAGACGCCGCCGTCCAGGCCATTGAGGCCCTGCGTAAGGGAGCCTTTGAGGTTACCAGCCTGCAGGAGCATGCTCTTGCCGGACACGGTGCGCACAGCTTGTCCGCTTCGAAGGGAGCACTGTGA
- the mihF gene encoding integration host factor, actinobacterial type: protein MPLPELTPEQRAAALEKAAQARRIRADVKNQLKNGDLVLSQVIKKGATEEAIGKLKVVSLLESLPGVGKVKARAIMTEVGIAESRRVRGLGPHQSAALVERFG, encoded by the coding sequence TTGCCATTACCAGAACTCACCCCAGAGCAACGAGCAGCTGCGCTTGAAAAGGCCGCTCAAGCACGCCGCATTCGTGCCGACGTGAAGAACCAACTCAAGAATGGTGACCTAGTCCTTTCACAGGTAATCAAGAAGGGGGCGACCGAGGAAGCCATTGGAAAACTCAAGGTTGTTTCACTCTTGGAATCCCTACCGGGTGTAGGAAAGGTCAAGGCTCGGGCTATCATGACTGAGGTCGGAATAGCAGAGAGCCGCAGAGTCCGGGGACTTGGTCCTCACCAAAGTGCGGCGCTTGTTGAAAGGTTTGGATAG